A portion of the Rhodothermales bacterium genome contains these proteins:
- a CDS encoding zf-HC2 domain-containing protein produces the protein MTLLDKLRNLFAPSLSCEQANAFIADYMEGRLDPSLRTRFEAHLHMCPSCAPFLEQYRKTVELVHEDGQIDVPPGLIEHTISFLHEHRDQYSAKGTAS, from the coding sequence ATGACACTTCTCGACAAACTGCGCAACCTGTTCGCTCCGTCGCTCTCCTGCGAACAGGCGAATGCATTTATCGCGGATTATATGGAAGGCCGGCTCGACCCTTCGTTGCGGACGCGCTTCGAAGCCCATCTCCACATGTGCCCCAGTTGCGCGCCGTTCCTCGAACAGTACCGCAAAACCGTGGAACTGGTCCACGAAGACGGCCAGATCGACGTCCCCCCCGGGCTCATCGAACACACCATCAGCTTCCTTCACGAACACCGTGATCAATATAGCGCCAAGGGCACCGCCTCCTAA